The following coding sequences lie in one Spea bombifrons isolate aSpeBom1 chromosome 5, aSpeBom1.2.pri, whole genome shotgun sequence genomic window:
- the C5H7orf25 gene encoding UPF0415 protein C7orf25 homolog, with protein MSVQSMLCERIAIAKELMKRAEALSRSRVGGVEGGAKLCSKLKAELKFLQKVEAGKVAIKESHLRSTNLTHLQAIIESAESLEDVVSVLHVFSFNDGFGEKQTLVVDVVANGGHTWVKAIGRKAEALHNIWLGRGQYGDKSIMQQAEDYLRASCQQPVQYSSPHIIFAFYNSVSNPMAEKLKEMGISVRGDIVAVNPSQDDLPEDNLLSSSESDDDGSELLQVGKVDRENIVATVAFPTEIKIEVCNRVNLDITTLITYVSALSHGSCHLVFKENVLTEQAAQERQEKVLPLLQSFMEGKELFACECAVKDFQSILETLGGPGERERAASLLKRVTVVPDQPSERALKLDVSSKINSRSISIFGTGDTLKAITMTANSGFVRAASNQGVKFSVFIHQPRALTESKEPFATPLPNNYTSSDLQ; from the coding sequence ATGTCTGTTCAATCAATGCTTTGTGAGCGCATAGCTATTGCCAAAGAGCTGATGAAACGAGCCGAAGCCCTCTCCAGATCACGAGTAGGCGGTGTAGAAGGTGGAGCGAAATTATGCAGCAAGTTGAAAGCCGAGTTAAAATTCTTACAAAAAGTGGAAGCTGGAAAGGTAGCCATTAAAGAGTCTCACCTTCGAAGCACAAACCTCACTCATTTACAAGCCATAATAGAGTCGGCAGAGAGCTTAGAGGATGTGGTCAGCGTTCTCCATGTCTTCAGCTTCAATGATGGATTTGGTGAGAAGCAAACACTCGTGGTGGATGTCGTCGCAAATGGTGGTCACACCTGGGTGAAAGCAATTGGACGGAAGGCTGAAGCACTGCACAATATATGGTTGGGAAGGGGCCAATATGGAGATAAAAGCATAATGCAACAGGCAGAGGATTATCTACGAGCCAGCTGTCAGCAGCCAGTGCAGTACAGCAGCCCTCATATCATATTTGCCTTTTACAATAGCGTTTCCAATCCAATGGCTGAAAAATTGAAAGAGATGGGCATTTCTGTACGTGGGGATATTGTTGCTGTTAACCCCTCGCAGGACGATCTTCCAGAGGATAACTTATTAAGTAGCAGCGAATCTGATGATGATGGCTCAGAGTTGTTGCAAGTCGGCAAAGTTGACAGGGAAAACATAGTGGCCACTGTTGCTTTTCCTACAGAGATCAAAATAGAAGTCTGCAACAGAGTCAACTTGGACATTACTACCTTAATCACCTATGTATCAGCTCTCAGTCATGGGAGTTGCCACTTAGTCTTTAAGGAAAATGTGTTAACAGAGCAGGCGGCTCAGGAAAGGCAAGAAAAGGTGCTGCCCCTGTTGCAGTCTTTCATGGAAGGCAAGGAGTTGTTTGCTTGTGAATGTGCTGTCAAGGACTTTCAGTCTATATTAGAAACCTTAGGTGGGccaggagagagggagagagctgcgTCTCTATTAAAGAGAGTTACTGTGGTACCCGATCAGCCTTCAGAACGTGCCTTAAAACTTGATGTCAGCTCGAAAATAAATAGTCGTTCGATCTCTATCTTTGGGACAGGGGACACTTTAAAAGCCATCACGATGACTGCCAACAGTGGCTTTGTAAGGGCAGCCTCTAACCAGGGTGTTAAGTTTAGTGTGTTCATTCACCAGCCACGAGCACTAACCGAGAGCAAAGAGCCATTTGCTACCCCTTTACCAAATAATTACACATCCTCTGATCTACAATGA
- the PSMA2 gene encoding proteasome subunit alpha type-2: MAERGYSFSLTTFSPSGKLVQIEYALAAVAAGAPSVGIKASNGVVLATEKKQKSILYDEQSVHKVEPITKHIGMVYSGMGPDYRVLVRRARKLAQQYYLVYQEPIPTAQLVQRVASVMQEYTQSGGVRPFGVSLLIAGWDEGRPYLFQSDPSGAYFAWKATAMGKNYVNGKTFLEKRYNEDLELEDAIHTAILTLKESFEGQMTEDNIEVGICNEAGFKRLTPAEVKDYLAAIA; encoded by the exons ATGGCTGAACGCGGTTATAGTTTCTCGCTCACCACATTCAG TCCGTCAGGCAAACTCGTTCAGATTGAGTATGCTTTGGCAGCTGTAGCTGCGGGTGCTCCCTCTGTTGGAATCAAAG CGTCAAATGGAGTGGTTTTGGCAACTGAGAAGAAACAGAAATCTATCCTTTACGATGAGCAGAGTGTACATAAAGTGGAACCAATTACCAAACACATAGGCATGGTCTACAGCGGCATGGGACCGGATTACAG AGTTCTTGTTCGAAGAGCCAGGAAACTAGCTCAGCAGTATTACCTTGTGTATCAGGAACCCATTCCAACAGCACAACTAGTACAGAGAGTGGCTTCAGTCATGCAGGAATATACACAGTCTGG TGGTGTACGTCCTTTTGGAGTCTCATTACTAATTGCAGGCTGGGATGAGGGACGACCATATTTATTTCAGTCTGATCCATCT GGGGCCTATTTTGCATGGAAAGCAACAGCAATGGGGAAGAACTATGTGAATGGAAAAACCTTCCTTGAAAAAAG ATACAACGAAGATCTGGAGCTTGAGGATGCCATTCACACTGCAATTTTAACACTCAAG GAAAGTTTTGAAGGGCAAATGACAGAGGACAATATCGAAGTTGGAATTTGTAATGAAGCTGGATTCAAGAGGCTCACTCCTGCCGAGGTGAAGGATTACTTGGCTGCTATAGCATAA
- the MRPL32 gene encoding 39S ribosomal protein L32, mitochondrial, whose product MVLPGGPVGGVLNLLLRSCLRAEQNVLRALGLQPMSPALALEAPPAEIDSDKGDNAPSFLDSIFWMAAPKSRRTIEVNRCRRRNPRNLIKVKDNIDMCPECGHLKLKHVLCGFCYEKIRHETHLIREEIKAKEGGPFKAPTVETVVLYQGEKPHAEDEGKRIIERNRKRPSWFAY is encoded by the exons ATGGTGCTACCCGGTGGGCCAGTTGGAGGTGTCCTGAATCTCCTCCTCAGATCTTGTTTGCGCGCTGAACAAAATGTCCTTCGAGCTTTGGGCCTGCAGCCGATGTCTCCTG cactgGCTTTGGAGGCTCCACCAGCAGAGATAGATTCAGATAAAGGTGACAATGCACCCAGTTTTCTTGACAGCATATTTTGGATGGCTGCACCAAAAAGTAGAAGAACGATAGAAGTCAATCGCTGCCGGCGAAGGAATCCAAGAAATCTCATAAAAGTGAAG GACAATATTGACATGTGTCCAGAATGTGGTCACCTGAAATTAAAGCATGTTCTTTGTGGCTTCTGCTATGAGAAAATTCGCCACGAAACTCATCTGATCAGGGAAGAAATAAAGGCAAAGGAAGGAGGGCCCTTCAAAGCCCCCACAGTAGAGACTGTTGTTCTCTATCAAGGGGAAAAACCACATGCCGAAGATGAAGGGAAGAGGATTATTGAAAGAAATCGCAAGCGTCCATCATGGTTTGCCTATTAA